A single Longimicrobiales bacterium DNA region contains:
- a CDS encoding NAD(P)-binding protein, whose protein sequence is MSEPAVTHDSPPRISVSSTSTLANRTGSWKYIRPRYQDGVAPCNARCPTGVDVEGYMNLLREGRIADALDLVLRENPMPAITGRVCHHPCELACNRAQYDDPVAVHLVEREMGDRVLSMPPPVLRRTHTEKVAVVGSGPAGLACAYHLARLGYGVTVFEEAAKAGGMLRQGIPDYRLPRDILDRQIRWFSDAGIEFRCNTRIAGEYADKLLRDYAAVFVATGAHRSRPLGVTGEDSPRVMAGLDFLKAVNRGEAPEIGRRVVVVGGGNTAIDCARTALRLGATPVVLYRRTRQEMPAIAAEVDEAMREGIAFEFLAAPRAVHHLQGRQAGVECERMVLGEPDASGRRRPVPSNAGTFSILAETVLTAIGEEPGLEALPLHAAAPDQALIDELGATPAAGIWAGGDAAGIERTVSDALGSGKVAAIGIDRAIRTRNGEEVPPNDIAELRWSGGNISMSRWRGDDPVQRHGATNEVVGFDRLNTAHFVHVTRQREARDADHVTVEPVGTAFERATDGTAFDFGEVNPGLTAMQALEEARRCLNCGVCNQCELCLILCPDVAITRQEGGTGFDIDLNYCKGCGVCAMECPRGAIVMTREGL, encoded by the coding sequence ATGTCTGAGCCGGCCGTGACACACGACTCACCGCCGCGCATCTCCGTCAGCAGCACGAGCACGCTGGCGAATCGAACGGGGTCGTGGAAGTACATCCGGCCCCGTTACCAGGACGGTGTGGCACCGTGCAACGCACGCTGCCCGACTGGCGTCGACGTCGAAGGCTACATGAACCTCCTGCGCGAAGGTAGAATTGCCGACGCGCTGGACCTGGTGCTGCGCGAAAATCCCATGCCCGCCATTACCGGCCGCGTGTGTCACCACCCGTGCGAGCTGGCGTGCAATCGCGCGCAGTATGACGACCCGGTCGCAGTTCATCTGGTCGAGCGGGAGATGGGCGACCGCGTCCTTTCCATGCCCCCGCCTGTACTGCGGCGCACGCACACCGAGAAAGTCGCCGTCGTCGGATCGGGACCCGCGGGTCTCGCGTGCGCATACCACCTCGCGCGCCTCGGCTACGGTGTCACCGTCTTCGAGGAAGCAGCGAAGGCGGGCGGGATGCTGCGCCAGGGGATACCGGACTATCGGCTGCCGCGCGACATCCTCGACCGCCAGATCCGCTGGTTCAGTGATGCAGGCATCGAGTTCCGCTGCAACACGCGCATCGCGGGCGAGTACGCCGACAAGCTGCTGCGCGATTATGCCGCTGTGTTCGTCGCGACGGGTGCCCACCGGTCCCGTCCGCTGGGCGTGACGGGGGAGGACAGCCCGCGCGTGATGGCCGGTCTCGATTTCCTGAAGGCGGTGAACCGTGGTGAAGCGCCGGAGATCGGACGTCGCGTCGTCGTCGTGGGCGGCGGCAACACCGCGATCGACTGCGCACGCACGGCCCTGCGGCTCGGTGCCACGCCCGTCGTGCTGTACAGGCGAACGCGGCAGGAAATGCCGGCGATCGCCGCGGAAGTGGACGAGGCCATGCGCGAGGGAATCGCGTTCGAGTTTCTGGCCGCACCACGTGCGGTGCACCACCTCCAGGGCCGGCAGGCAGGAGTCGAGTGCGAGCGCATGGTGCTCGGCGAGCCGGATGCGAGCGGACGGCGCCGCCCGGTGCCGTCGAATGCCGGGACATTCAGCATTCTCGCGGAGACGGTGCTGACAGCGATTGGCGAGGAGCCCGGGCTGGAGGCGCTGCCGCTGCATGCAGCTGCGCCGGACCAGGCGCTCATCGATGAGCTGGGCGCGACGCCCGCGGCTGGCATCTGGGCGGGTGGCGACGCGGCCGGCATCGAGCGCACGGTCTCCGATGCGCTCGGATCAGGCAAGGTCGCCGCGATCGGGATCGATCGTGCGATCCGTACGAGGAACGGCGAGGAAGTCCCTCCGAACGACATTGCGGAGCTGCGCTGGAGCGGCGGCAACATCAGCATGTCGCGGTGGCGCGGCGACGATCCCGTGCAGCGCCACGGTGCAACGAATGAGGTGGTCGGATTCGACCGGCTGAATACGGCGCATTTCGTTCACGTCACGCGACAGCGCGAAGCACGCGATGCCGACCATGTCACGGTCGAGCCCGTGGGCACGGCGTTCGAGCGGGCGACTGACGGCACGGCGTTCGACTTCGGCGAGGTGAATCCGGGTCTGACGGCCATGCAGGCGCTGGAGGAGGCGCGGCGCTGCCTGAACTGCGGCGTGTGCAACCAGTGCGAGCTGTGCCTGATCCTGTGTCCCGACGTGGCCATCACGCGGCAGGAGGGCGGCACCGGCTTCGACATCGACCTGAACTACTGCAAGGGCTGCGGTGTGTGTGCCATGGAGTGCCCGCGCGGCGCCATCGTCATGACGCGGGAGGGGCTGTGA
- a CDS encoding 2-oxoacid:acceptor oxidoreductase family protein gives MRELRIHGRGGQGAVIASKVLAVALFREGRWVQSFPAFGVERRGAPVTAFLRVAGVPVRLRCEVAAPDDLIVLDPTLIDAIDVTAGLKPGGGILINSDLPPEHYVSLQERFHVATVDAGAIAAAHGIGSRTQPIVNTAILGAFACWSGLVSLDAVCDAILEEVPVRGEANVAAARAAAESVIAESTAANGAGTKVAHV, from the coding sequence ATGCGTGAGCTTCGCATTCACGGCCGCGGCGGTCAGGGCGCCGTCATCGCATCGAAGGTACTGGCCGTTGCGCTGTTCCGGGAGGGACGCTGGGTGCAGTCATTCCCCGCGTTCGGTGTCGAGCGACGCGGCGCACCGGTCACTGCGTTCCTGCGTGTCGCGGGTGTGCCCGTCCGTCTGCGCTGCGAGGTGGCGGCGCCGGACGACCTCATTGTCCTCGATCCCACGCTCATCGACGCGATCGACGTAACGGCCGGCCTGAAGCCGGGTGGCGGCATCCTCATCAACAGCGACCTGCCACCGGAGCACTACGTGTCGCTTCAGGAACGATTCCATGTCGCGACGGTGGACGCGGGTGCGATCGCGGCCGCACACGGCATCGGGTCGCGCACGCAGCCGATCGTGAACACGGCGATCCTCGGGGCATTCGCGTGCTGGTCGGGGCTGGTCTCACTCGATGCGGTTTGCGACGCAATCCTGGAGGAAGTCCCGGTGCGCGGTGAAGCGAACGTCGCGGCCGCACGCGCAGCGGCGGAGAGCGTGATCGCGGAGAGCACGGCAGCGAACGGTGCCGGAACGAAGGTGGCCCATGTCTGA